From Vitis vinifera cultivar Pinot Noir 40024 chromosome 3, ASM3070453v1, the proteins below share one genomic window:
- the LOC100248659 gene encoding probable amidase At4g34880 — protein sequence MDYCVIPSYEGYKLMHYISFVSLQEKTDEYGQEVFMASEMTNGIGEEERTTMEMLAILSRDGFEKLMKENELDATVTLGPGMAPVLTIGGYPGITVRAGYDEDGMPFGICFGGLRGMEPKLIEVAYGFEQPTMIRRPPA from the coding sequence ATGGATTATTGTGTTATTCCAAGTTATGAAGGTTATAAATTAATGCATTATATAAGCTTTGTGTCATTGCAAGAGAAGACTGATGAATATGGACAGGAAGTCTTTATGGCATCAGAGATGACAAATGGGATTGGGGAGGAAGAGAGGACGACAATGGAGATGCTGGCAATTCTGTCACGTGACGGCTTTGAGAAACTGATGAAGGAGAATGAGCTTGATGCGACTGTGACACTGGGTCCGGGCATGGCCCCTGTGCTGACCATTGGAGGTTACCCAGGAATTACTGTTCGAGCTGGGTATGATGAGGATGGAATGCCCTTTGGCATATGTTTTGGAGGACTAAGGGGGATGGAGCCGAAGCTTATCGAAGTTGCTTACGGTTTCGAACAACCTACAATGATTCGGAGGCCTCCTGCTTAG